In the genome of Armatimonadota bacterium, the window TTGGCCGCCGCGGATTCAAAGAGCTTAAAGCCGCATTGCGTGTCGTGGATGCCCTTGACCGCCAGCATCTGAACGGCCTTATTGAACATCCGGCCCAGCATCTCGCGCAGAAACGGCTGACGAACGACTAATTCTGAATCTTTAAGCGGCCGAGAGCCGATCGCGATCGACCAGCCCTCGTTCAAATACGGTTCTAACTTCTCGATCTCTTCGATCGGGGTTGCCAGGTCCGCGTCGCAGAACAGAATCCGCGCTCCGCCAGCCCTCAAAATGCCATATCGCACGGCGTAGCCCTTGCCCCTGTTTGGCTCGTAGGCCAGCAATTTGACCGACGGATGCGCCTGGGCAAAACGCTCGCAAATACTATTAGTCGCGTCCGTGCTGCCGTCCGAAACGACAAGAACTTCGTAGGAATCGCCTCGCCCATCGAAGTACTCTAAGACTCGGTCGAGCGTTCGGGCAATCCTCGCCTCTTCATTGTAGGCCGGGATGACAACGGACAGGCCGACCTCGATCATACGATCTGGACTTCCTTCGAGCCTCGGACTATTTCTCCGATTATCCATGCATCGTGTCCGGTCAAGCGGTCTAAAACCGACTGTGCAGCGCCGCGGTCGACGATCAGCACAAAGCCGACGCCCATATTGAACGTGCGATACATCTCGTTGTCCGGCACGTTGCCGGAGCGTTGAACAAGATCAAAAATGGGGAGAGGCGTCCATTGTCGTCGATCGATCATGGCGCGCAGCTCTGTCGGCAGAGCCCGCGGAATGTTCTCGTACAACCCTCCGCCCGTTATGTGCGCCATCCCGTGCAGATACTCTTGACCGATATGCGGCCAGACGGCGTCGAAGTAGCTTGTATGGGGCCTTAGGAGCCATTCCCCCAGACTGATTCCGTCAACGCTATGGTCCACGGACAAACCGGCAGCGTCAAAGAGCGCTCGCCTGGCCAACGTGTAGCCATTAGTGTGCAGGCCGTTCGACGCTAGGCCGATCGCCGCATCCCCCGCTTGAACCTGCTCGGGCCTCGGCACATGGCTCTTTTCCGCAATGCCCACTAAGCATCCCGCGATGTCGATCTCGCCCGGCACGTATATGTCGGGCATCTCCGCCGTCTCCCCGCCCAACAGTGCGATACCGTGCGTTCGACACGCCTTCGCCGCGCCCTCGATGACCTCCGTCAAGCATTTCGGCTCCAATCGAGCCGTGGCAAAGTAATCGAGAAAGAACAGTCCTCGCGCCCCCATCGCCAATAAATCGTTCGCCGAATGGTGAACAATATCGAAACCCAAACCCTCGAACTGGCCCATCATCCGCGCGATTCTCGTCTTGGTGCCGACTCCGTCGATCGTTGCCGCAAGCACAGGCTCCCGATAAGTAGGAAACGAGCCGGAGAAAAGTCCACCAAACGCACCCACATCGGAGACGACGCCGTCTGTGAAAGTGCTTCGGATGGTCGCCTTCGCCCGCTCCAAAGCGTCCGTAGCGGCATCGATGTCCACCCCGGCTCCCCGATAGGTCAGAGACTCGCTCATTCCAAGCGGAGTATACCTTTGGAGCAGGAAGTTGACCCTCCGACGGCGAATCGCCAGCATTATGCGACCATTCGTTATCTTGCTCCTCGTTTTCCTCGTAGCCAATGCTCAAGAGCGCGTAAAGTCCATGCCCGGATACGAGCGGTATATGGAAATGCGCGGCCAGATTCGCGGCTCCATTCACCTAGCCGCTTTTACGCCGACTTGGATCGATGAGGGCAAAGCGCTACAGTTCGACTTCATGGGCAAGCGGTATCGATATGACGTGGAGCAGCGCAAACGCACCGAGATTGGCGCTGCGGTCGAAGAAGCGTCGATAGAAGACGATTTTGTCCCATCATTCGGCCCAGCGCAGGCAAGGGGCCGGCAAGCCGAATCGGCCAATTCGCCAAACGGGCAATGGACGGCTCGCTATCGCGATCGCAATCTGTTTCTATCCAAACGCCAGGGCGACGAGACGATCCAGGTTACGCATGACGGAAGCGCCGAAAAGCGCATCAAGAACGGCTCGGCCAGTTGGGTCTATGGGGAGGAGCTCTTTCAACGCACGGCCATCTGGTGGTCGCCCGACAGCAAGAAGGTCGCTTTCTATCGCTTTGATGAAAGCAAGGTGGAAGACTACTTCCTAACGTTGGGCTTGACGGAGCGCCAGAGCCGCTTGGACATCGAGCCTTTTCCTAAACCCGGCACGGCGAACCCCGTGGCAGACATCCTGATCTATGATTTGGAGACCAAATCGACGATCACGGTGGACATCCGCGACGGCAAGCCCTTCGCCGACGACGTGGTAGGGCACTATGCCTACGCTCCAAGATGGCGCGCCAACGGCTCAGAACTGCTGATTCAGCGGATGAACCGTCTGCAAAACGTCTGGGAGTTGGTCGCGGCGGATGCGAACACCGGCAAAGCGCGCGTCGTTGTTAGGGAAGAGAACCCCGGAGGTTGGGTCGATACCACGCCGACTATTCGATGGCTGGACGACCAGCGCTTCATCTTCTCGACCCGGCGAAACGGCTGGCGCAACTTCGACCTGTACGATCTGGACAAGGGACGGCTGAACTCGATCACGTCCAACAACTTCAATGCCGATCAGATCATACGAATCGAGGAGAAGTCAGGATGGCTCTACTACATGGCCCGGAGCGGCGAAAATCCCTACTATCTCCAATTGCATCGGGCCACCCTGGACGGCAAGGCCGATAGGCGGCTGACCGATCCGAAATTCAATCATCGCGTGCACATCGCGCCCGATCAGAGCTGCTTTGTCGACATCGCGCAGACGCATCGAGACCCGCCCGAAGCCCGATTGGTCGGCTTTGATGGCAAACTGATCGACGTATTGGCGGTTAGCGAAACAACCCTTTTTGAGCGCAGACTGTTGCAGCGTGCTGTGCGATTTGAGTACATGGCGGCCGACGGAAAGACCCAACTGTACGGCTATGCCTCTCGTCCCTCAAACTTCGATCCGAACCGCAAATATCCTGTGGTCATCGGCGTCTATGGCGGACCGGAAAGCCGGGATGTGAACGAGGACTTTGCCTTCCCCGATGCGCTCACCGAGTTCGGGCTTATCTATGTTCGGCTCGACACCCGCGCCTCGAACGCGCGCGGATTGGACGCGCTCAACCAACTCTATCGCAATCTGGGCGTGGCAGAGATCGACGACATGGCCGAAGGGGTCAAAGCGCTGATCAAGCTTCCTTACGTCGATTCCCGCAAGATCGGCATTTACGGCACGTCTTACGGCGGGTATGCGGCGATCATGTGCCTGTTGCGCCATCCCGATCTTTTCACCGCCGCTTGCGGCTCGTCCCCGACGACCGATTGGAAAATGTACGACACCATCTATACCGAGCGCTACATGGGATTGCCGGACGACAATCAGAACGGCTACCTGCAGGGCAATGCCATCCAACACGCCAAAAACCTCAAAGGCCGCCTAATGATCTACTACGGCACCGCGGACAACAACGTGCATCCTTGCCATTCGCTCGGCCTGATCGCGGCGCTAATGAGGGAGAACAAGAGCTTCGACGTGCAAGTCGGGCCGGATAGGGGCCATACGGGCCTCAATCAAATGCGCATGATGGAGTTCTTCATCGAAGCCTTTAACGACCCGTTCAGCGGCGCGAAAACGGGTGTACAATAACTTGGTACCCATCTAAGGAGGGCATGGATGTTCTTGAGACTGCTATCGCTTGTCGCCGCCTCTTCGTTGCTG includes:
- a CDS encoding glycosyltransferase family 2 protein, with protein sequence MIEVGLSVVIPAYNEEARIARTLDRVLEYFDGRGDSYEVLVVSDGSTDATNSICERFAQAHPSVKLLAYEPNRGKGYAVRYGILRAGGARILFCDADLATPIEEIEKLEPYLNEGWSIAIGSRPLKDSELVVRQPFLREMLGRMFNKAVQMLAVKGIHDTQCGFKLFESAAAKEVFSRCRLNGFSFDFEALYTARLLGFKIAEVPIRWMHQPGSKVVPIRDGPKMIRDLIWLRATAWQRRQKLASKKSG
- a CDS encoding phosphoribosylformylglycinamidine cyclo-ligase, whose product is MSESLTYRGAGVDIDAATDALERAKATIRSTFTDGVVSDVGAFGGLFSGSFPTYREPVLAATIDGVGTKTRIARMMGQFEGLGFDIVHHSANDLLAMGARGLFFLDYFATARLEPKCLTEVIEGAAKACRTHGIALLGGETAEMPDIYVPGEIDIAGCLVGIAEKSHVPRPEQVQAGDAAIGLASNGLHTNGYTLARRALFDAAGLSVDHSVDGISLGEWLLRPHTSYFDAVWPHIGQEYLHGMAHITGGGLYENIPRALPTELRAMIDRRQWTPLPIFDLVQRSGNVPDNEMYRTFNMGVGFVLIVDRGAAQSVLDRLTGHDAWIIGEIVRGSKEVQIV
- a CDS encoding DPP IV N-terminal domain-containing protein, with translation MRPFVILLLVFLVANAQERVKSMPGYERYMEMRGQIRGSIHLAAFTPTWIDEGKALQFDFMGKRYRYDVEQRKRTEIGAAVEEASIEDDFVPSFGPAQARGRQAESANSPNGQWTARYRDRNLFLSKRQGDETIQVTHDGSAEKRIKNGSASWVYGEELFQRTAIWWSPDSKKVAFYRFDESKVEDYFLTLGLTERQSRLDIEPFPKPGTANPVADILIYDLETKSTITVDIRDGKPFADDVVGHYAYAPRWRANGSELLIQRMNRLQNVWELVAADANTGKARVVVREENPGGWVDTTPTIRWLDDQRFIFSTRRNGWRNFDLYDLDKGRLNSITSNNFNADQIIRIEEKSGWLYYMARSGENPYYLQLHRATLDGKADRRLTDPKFNHRVHIAPDQSCFVDIAQTHRDPPEARLVGFDGKLIDVLAVSETTLFERRLLQRAVRFEYMAADGKTQLYGYASRPSNFDPNRKYPVVIGVYGGPESRDVNEDFAFPDALTEFGLIYVRLDTRASNARGLDALNQLYRNLGVAEIDDMAEGVKALIKLPYVDSRKIGIYGTSYGGYAAIMCLLRHPDLFTAACGSSPTTDWKMYDTIYTERYMGLPDDNQNGYLQGNAIQHAKNLKGRLMIYYGTADNNVHPCHSLGLIAALMRENKSFDVQVGPDRGHTGLNQMRMMEFFIEAFNDPFSGAKTGVQ